In the Hordeum vulgare subsp. vulgare chromosome 7H, MorexV3_pseudomolecules_assembly, whole genome shotgun sequence genome, one interval contains:
- the LOC123409883 gene encoding uncharacterized protein LOC123409883: protein MDSLELEDSGEHQPSLEVSLASDVIYDDTPVCPCIGSEHQAEIPNLCTEDERQQLMTSSLGSVLPGFDYPVTVGLAIPVTWKPSKVRKEEEFERHHSSEIEARSISQDEDSPVTSVCPTSNDTSDRGSTYQDPHPMVPVDHLESGSERADDGNLNPCSTQEGLNFTSNPMMQQGEIDQFTPLPCASTSLWSGIEAECFLLGLYIFGKNLSLLSRFVGNKTIGDVLSYYYGKFYKRDAYRRWSDCRKARTRRCILGERIFTSWRQQEIISRLKSVILNEAHDSLVEIFKSFNDGHTSLEDFVFALKSTVGTEALVEAVGIGKKKRDLTGFILDPSKPNQVLSIHPDMPTGKDCSLLASEDIIKFLTGDFRRSKTRSNDLFWEAVWPRLLARGWHSEQPKDVSTTKNSLVFLVPGIKKFSRSKLTKGTHYFDSVSDVLKRVAADPILLDLEVGGLDNNVTAEQNGYDTDMQLNQDDPLDGNQELPRFTIIDTTLVQGQEPFRVRELRRLPADAKVRPVPSRQSRKVVTVSSSEESDADGQFSDDQEYRGQDTADVNDTEIFSVRNVNKETQVDSLQNMVTASCSDFPVNGHSSNGSGNKIDLTCLFEPKTKTERRKYLSPVSKRRKLSSCNNDQTSRRSFPFSKGVGSAKEKIKPLSTSSKPNIGDVSGNPQIKEKIKPLSTSSKPTVGDVSGNSQIKEKMKPLSTSSKPTVGDVSGNSQIKEKIKPLSTSSKPTVGDVSGNSHIKEKIKPLSTSSKPTVGDVSGNSEVKTVARCSTEKPREQIRGASNTLANYRLSEKMKVKKLYEDKSFERKVDALTEVHSKITMGETKFAKGARASSSVGQVKQETPLDSMTGAIVCVTLSDDDDCMMAEEAPSISSSDQVRDPEVAERPIAMIQPASSQPDVAPQADSRRHGTRNRPPTAKALEALALGLLGGKRKGEPKSPGTSRPPRRARKSSKKSVHTPTGSDTDKSSMDADAQG, encoded by the exons ATGGATTCACTTGAACTCGAAGACAGTGGTGAACACCAACCGTCTCTGGAAGTTTCCCTTGCTTCAGATGTTATATATGACGACACACCTGTATGTCCATGCATTGGAAGTGAGCACCAGGCAGAAATCCCGAATCTGTGCACAGAGGATGAGCGTCAGCAGCTCATGACCAGCTCGCTTGGAAGCGTGCTACCTGGTTTTGATTACCCTGTTACGGTTGGGTTAGCTATACCAGTTACATGGAAACCAAGTAAAGTCCGTAAGGAGGAAGAATTTGAAAGGCATCATTCTTCAGAAATCGAAGCAAGATCCATCAGCCAAGATGAGGATAGTCCTGTAACCTCAGTTTGTCCAACCAGCAATGATACGAGTGACCGTGGTTCAACATATCAGGATCCACATCCCATGGTGCCCGTAGATCATTTAGAATCTGGCAGTGAACGAGCAGATGACGGAAACTTGAACccatgttctactcaagaaggccTCAATTTTACTAGTAATCCAATGATGCAGCAAGGGGAAATTGATCAATTTACTCCGCTGCcgtgtgcatccacttccctttGGAGTGGTATTGAGGCAGAATGTTTTCTGCTCGGGCTCTACATTTTCGGCAAAAATCTAAGTCTGTTGAGCAGGTTCGTTGGTAACAAGACTATTGGGGATGTGCTTTCCTACTACTATGGAAAGTTCTACAAAAGAGATGCGTATAGAAGATGGTCGGATTGCAGAAAAGCACGAACTAGGAGATGCATTCTCGGGGAACGCATTTTTACAAGTTGGCGGCAGCAGGAGATTATTTCTCGACTTAAATCTGTAATACTCAACGAAGCTCATGATTCGTTGGTGGAG ATTTTCAAATCTTTCAATGATGGACACACTTCTTTAGAAGATTTTGTCTTTGCTCTGAAATCCACTGTTGGAACAGAAGCACTTGTGGAGGCTGTTGGAATTGGTAAAAAGAAACGTGATTTGACTGGATTTATTCTGGACCCATCTAAACCAAACCAAGTTCTTTCAATTCATCCTGACATGCCTACAGGCAAAGACTGTTCATTGCTTGCTTCAGAAGATATAATTAAGTTCTTAACAGGCGATTTCAGAAGAAGCAAGACAAGATCAAATGATCTTTTCTGGGAAGCTGTCTGGCCGCGATTGCTTGCAAGAGGTTGGCATTCAGAACAGCCAAAAGATGTCAGCACAACTAAGAATTCCCTTGTGTTTCTTGTACCAGGTATAAAGAAATTCTCAAGAAGTAAACTCACTAAAGGTACTCATTATTTTGATTCTGTCAGCGATGTCCTTAAACGAGTGGCAGCGGATCCCATCCTTCTTGACCTAGAAGTTGGTGGATTAGACAATAATGTCACTGCTGAGCAAAATGGCTATGACACAGACATGCAACTTAACCAAGATGACCCTTTGGATGGTAATCAGGAGCTTCCAAGGTTCACAATTATTGATACTACCTTGGTACAAGGACAAGAGCCCTTCAGAGTCAGGGAGCTGAGGAGACTACCTGCTGATGCGAAAGTTCGTCCTGTCCCTTCACGTCAATCGCGCAAGGTTGTGACTGTCAGTTCATCGGAGGAGTCAGATGCAGATGGTCAATTTTCAGATGACCAGGAATATCGTGGACAAGACACAGCTGATGTTAACGACACTGAAATCTTTTCAGTGCGCAATGTAAACAAAGAAACCCAAGTTGATTCATTGCAAAACATGGTGACTGCATCATGCTCAGATTTTCCGGTCAATGGCCACTCTTCTAATGGCAGTGGTAACAAAATTGATTTGACATGCTTATTTGAGCCCAAAACGAAAACTGAAAGGCGCAAGTATTTATCCCCAGTGTCAAAGCGCAGAAAATTATCTAGCTGTAACAATGACCAGACCAGTCGGCGCAGCTTTCCTTTCTCCAAAGGAGTTGGTTCAGCGAAAGAGAAAATCAAGCCACTGTCAACCTCATCAAAACCAAATATCGGTGATGTTTCTGGTAATCCTCAGATCAAAGAGAAAATCAAGCCACTGTCAACCTCATCAAAACCAACTGTCGGTGATGTTTCTGGTAATTCTCAGATCAAAGAGAAAATGAAGCCACTGTCAACCTCATCAAAACCAACTGTCGGTGATGTTTCTGGTAATTCTCAGATCAAAGAGAAAATCAAGCCACTGTCAACCTCATCAAAACCAACTGTCGGTGATGTTTCTGGTAATTCTCACATCAAAGAGAAAATCAAGCCACTGTCAACCTCATCAAAACCAACCGTCGGTGATGTTTCTGGTAATTCTGAGGTCAAAACGGTTGCAAGATGTTCCACAGAGAAGCCACGTGAGCAGATAAGAGGTGCATCAAACACTCTTGCCAATTACAGGTTGAGTGAGAAGATGAAAGTGAAGAAGTTATATGAGGACAAGTCATTTGAGCGCAAGGTCGATGCTCTGACTGAAGTTCATTCAAAGATCACCATGGGTGAGACAAAATTTGCGAAAGGGGCTCGAGCTAGTAGTTCGGTTGGTCAGGTTAAACAGGAGACACCACTTGATAGCATGACAGGTGCAATTGTGTGTGTCACTTTATCAGACGACGATGATTGCATGATGGCTGAGGAAGCTCCCTCCATTTCCAGCAGCGATCAGGTCCGTGATCCAGAGGTAGCAGAACGGCCCATAGCTATGATACAACCTGCTAGTTCACAACCTGATGTGGCTCCGCAGGCGGATTCTCGGAGGCACGGAACGAGAAACAGGCCTCCCACAGCAAAAGCTCTGGAAGCActtgccttggggctccttgGAGGGAAGCGCAAGGGCGAACCCAAAAGCCCTGGAACCAGCAGGCCTCCCCGGCGAGCTCGCAAATCCAGTAAAAAATCGGTTCATACACCTACAGGTAGCGACACCGACAAGTCCAGCATGGATGCTGATGCGCAAGGGTGA